In a genomic window of Streptococcus oralis:
- a CDS encoding UDP-N-acetylmuramoyl-tripeptide--D-alanyl-D-alanine ligase, which yields MKLTIHEVAQVVGAKNDISIFEDTQLEKAEFDSRLIATGDLFVPLKGARDGHDFIETAFENDAAITLSEKEVEGHPYILVDDVLTAFQTLAAYYLKKTAVDVFAVTGSNGKTTTKDMLAHLLSTTYKTYKTQGNYNNEIGLPYTVLHMPDDTEKLVLEMGQDHLGDIHLLSQLAHPKTAIVTLVGEAHLAFFKDRSEIAKGKMQIADGMAPGSLLLAPTDPIVEEYLPTDKKVVRFGQGAELEITDLVERKDSLTFKANFLEQALDLPVTGKYNATNAMIASYVALQEGVSEEQIRQAFQNLELTRNRTEWKKAANGADILSDVYNANPTAMKLILETFSAIPANEGGKKIAVLADMKELGDQSVQLHNQMILSLSPDVVDTVIFYGEDIAELSQLASQMFPIGHVFYFKKTADEDQFEDLVKKVKESLGANDQILLKGSNSMNLAKLVESLENECK from the coding sequence ATGAAATTAACAATCCACGAAGTGGCTCAAGTTGTAGGAGCTAAAAATGATATCAGCATCTTTGAGGACACCCAGTTAGAAAAAGCTGAGTTTGACAGTCGTTTGATTGCGACAGGAGATTTATTTGTCCCCCTCAAAGGTGCGCGTGACGGTCATGACTTTATCGAAACAGCTTTTGAAAATGATGCAGCAATAACCCTCTCTGAGAAGGAAGTAGAAGGTCATCCCTACATTCTAGTAGATGATGTCTTGACTGCCTTTCAAACCCTAGCTGCCTACTACCTTAAAAAAACGGCTGTTGATGTCTTTGCTGTTACAGGTTCAAATGGAAAGACAACGACCAAGGATATGCTGGCGCATTTGCTGTCAACAACCTACAAGACTTACAAAACACAAGGAAACTACAATAACGAGATCGGACTTCCTTATACAGTTCTTCATATGCCTGATGATACTGAAAAGTTGGTCTTGGAGATGGGACAGGATCACTTGGGAGATATCCATCTCTTGTCTCAATTAGCCCACCCAAAGACAGCCATCGTTACCTTGGTTGGGGAAGCCCATTTGGCCTTTTTCAAAGACCGTTCCGAGATTGCTAAGGGGAAAATGCAAATTGCAGACGGGATGGCACCTGGTTCCTTGCTTTTAGCGCCAACTGACCCTATTGTAGAGGAATACTTGCCAACTGATAAAAAGGTGGTCCGTTTTGGGCAAGGAGCAGAGCTGGAAATTACCGACTTGGTTGAGCGTAAGGATAGCTTGACCTTTAAGGCCAATTTCTTGGAGCAAGCCCTTGATCTGCCAGTAACTGGTAAGTACAATGCCACCAATGCTATGATTGCATCCTATGTTGCCCTGCAAGAAGGAGTCTCAGAGGAGCAAATTCGTCAGGCCTTCCAGAACCTAGAATTGACCCGAAATCGTACTGAGTGGAAGAAAGCAGCCAATGGAGCAGATATTCTGTCTGACGTATACAATGCTAATCCAACAGCTATGAAGTTGATTTTGGAGACATTCTCTGCCATCCCAGCCAACGAAGGAGGCAAGAAAATCGCTGTCTTGGCAGACATGAAGGAACTCGGAGACCAGTCTGTCCAACTCCATAACCAGATGATTTTGAGCCTATCGCCAGATGTGGTGGATACCGTGATTTTCTATGGAGAAGATATTGCGGAATTAAGCCAGCTGGCTAGTCAAATGTTCCCAATCGGTCACGTTTTCTACTTCAAGAAAACAGCTGACGAGGACCAATTTGAAGACCTAGTCAAGAAGGTTAAGGAAAGCCTTGGAGCCAATGACCAAATTTTGCTTAAAGGCTCTAACTCCATGAATCTAGCCAAGCTGGTAGAAAGTTTAGAAAATGAATGCAAGTGA
- a CDS encoding NUDIX hydrolase N-terminal domain-containing protein produces the protein MNASDFTKYLQRMLAITDTGLTFTKDPFDRERYEDLRILLSEMLNQVSDLDAEEVAEVMKPTSAYATPLMDVRAWIVEDEKVCLVRGKGEDSWALPGGFGEVGYSPTENILKEIEEETGFTAKAERLLAVFDTNRFQLQSKQYAKFVFECQLLDGQFQENQEIAELQFFAIDQLPVLSEKRITKEQMEILWQVYKGQRDQYVD, from the coding sequence ATGAATGCAAGTGATTTTACCAAGTATCTGCAAAGAATGCTAGCCATTACGGATACTGGATTAACCTTTACAAAAGATCCTTTCGACCGTGAGCGCTACGAGGACTTGCGAATCCTGTTATCTGAAATGTTGAATCAGGTATCAGACCTCGATGCAGAAGAAGTGGCAGAAGTCATGAAACCGACTTCCGCTTATGCAACTCCTCTGATGGACGTCCGTGCTTGGATTGTTGAGGATGAAAAAGTATGTTTAGTTAGAGGAAAAGGGGAGGATAGTTGGGCTTTGCCAGGTGGATTTGGTGAAGTCGGCTACTCTCCAACCGAAAATATTCTTAAAGAAATTGAAGAAGAAACTGGTTTTACAGCAAAAGCTGAAAGGCTGCTTGCAGTTTTTGATACCAATCGTTTCCAACTACAGAGCAAACAATATGCAAAGTTTGTCTTTGAATGTCAACTTCTTGACGGACAATTTCAAGAAAATCAAGAAATTGCTGAGCTTCAATTTTTTGCCATTGACCAATTGCCAGTTTTATCTGAAAAACGCATCACCAAGGAGCAAATGGAGATTCTTTGGCAAGTTTATAAAGGACAAAGAGACCAATATGTTGATTAG
- a CDS encoding YwaF family protein produces MNLWDKLFTTQISEPPQFELHWYIGLLCLLALTFYASYRFRDKVAYQRFIQILQSVQLIVLYSWYWGNLMPLSESLPFYHCRIAMFVMLLIPGTSKYKQYFALLGTFGATAALAYPLFDPYPFPHVTILSFIIGHVALLGNALLYLFRNYQPSLLDLKNVVVITFALNGLIWVVNLVVGGDYGFLNKPPLVGSFGQPLNYLIVSTVIVIAIRLTGKLVENFLQQKSEEFIQEKI; encoded by the coding sequence ATGAATTTGTGGGATAAATTATTTACCACACAGATATCAGAACCGCCCCAGTTTGAACTTCACTGGTACATTGGTTTGTTATGTTTATTGGCTCTTACTTTTTATGCTTCTTATCGTTTTCGCGACAAAGTTGCTTACCAGCGTTTTATTCAGATTCTTCAGTCTGTTCAACTGATTGTTCTGTATAGCTGGTATTGGGGGAATCTCATGCCTCTGTCAGAAAGTTTGCCCTTCTATCATTGCCGTATCGCCATGTTTGTGATGCTCTTAATTCCAGGGACATCCAAGTACAAACAGTACTTTGCCCTTTTAGGAACTTTTGGAGCAACAGCAGCACTGGCTTACCCACTCTTTGATCCCTACCCATTTCCACACGTGACCATTTTGTCCTTCATTATCGGACATGTTGCCCTTTTAGGAAATGCGCTCCTATACTTGTTTAGAAACTATCAACCTTCCCTTCTCGATTTGAAGAATGTGGTGGTGATTACCTTCGCCTTAAATGGCTTGATATGGGTTGTCAACTTAGTTGTAGGTGGAGATTATGGATTTTTAAACAAACCACCACTTGTTGGAAGCTTCGGCCAGCCCTTAAATTATCTCATTGTTTCGACTGTTATCGTGATAGCAATTCGCTTAACAGGGAAATTAGTAGAAAATTTTTTACAACAAAAATCGGAAGAATTTATTCAAGAGAAGATCTAA
- the ftsA gene encoding cell division protein FtsA — translation MTRDGFFTGLDIGTSSIKVLVAEHRDGEVNVIGVSNAKSKGVKDGIIVDIEAAASAIKSAITQAEEKAGISIKSVNVGLPANLLQVEPTQGMIPVTSDTKEITDQDVENVVKSALTKSMTPDREVITFIPEEFIVDGFQGIRDPRGMMGVRLEMRGLLYTGPRTILHNLRKTVERVGIHVDNVIISPLAIVNSVLNEGEREFGATVIDMGGGQTTVATIRNQELQFTNIYQEGGDYVTKDISKVLKTSQKIAESLKLNYGEAYVPLASNETFQVEVIGEVEPVEVTESYLAEIISARIKHIFDQIKQELERRHLLDLPGGIVLIGGNAILPGIVELAQEVFGVRVKLYVPNQVGIRNPAFAHVISLSEFAGKLTEVNLLAQKAVKGDEFLRQKPINFGIPNQRLNPVAQPSPAQTAPAETVQEAPVAPKEEFQASSQSKPKLTERFRGLIGSMFDE, via the coding sequence ATGACTAGAGATGGTTTTTTTACAGGCTTAGATATCGGAACTAGCTCGATTAAAGTGCTAGTAGCTGAGCATAGAGATGGCGAAGTAAATGTAATTGGTGTTAGCAATGCCAAAAGTAAAGGTGTAAAAGACGGAATTATTGTTGATATTGAAGCAGCTGCTTCAGCGATCAAATCCGCAATCACACAGGCAGAAGAGAAAGCTGGTATTTCTATTAAGTCTGTTAACGTTGGCCTTCCAGCAAACCTCTTGCAGGTTGAACCAACACAAGGAATGATTCCTGTAACTTCAGATACCAAAGAAATCACAGATCAAGATGTTGAAAATGTTGTCAAATCAGCTTTGACAAAGAGCATGACTCCTGACCGTGAAGTGATTACCTTTATTCCAGAAGAATTCATCGTGGATGGATTCCAAGGCATCCGTGACCCTCGTGGTATGATGGGTGTCCGCTTGGAAATGCGTGGTCTGCTTTACACAGGTCCTCGTACGATTCTACACAATCTTCGCAAGACGGTTGAGCGTGTAGGTATTCATGTTGATAACGTGATTATTTCACCTTTGGCAATCGTGAACTCCGTTCTCAATGAAGGTGAACGTGAATTTGGTGCGACTGTCATTGACATGGGTGGAGGTCAGACTACTGTAGCGACTATTCGCAACCAAGAATTGCAGTTCACTAACATCTACCAAGAAGGTGGAGATTACGTTACTAAAGACATTTCTAAAGTCTTGAAAACATCTCAAAAAATTGCAGAAAGTTTGAAACTGAACTATGGTGAAGCTTACGTTCCACTTGCAAGTAACGAAACTTTCCAAGTTGAAGTAATTGGTGAAGTAGAACCTGTTGAAGTAACCGAAAGCTACTTGGCAGAAATTATCTCAGCACGCATCAAACATATCTTTGACCAAATCAAACAAGAGTTGGAAAGAAGACACTTGTTAGATTTGCCAGGAGGTATCGTCCTTATCGGTGGAAATGCAATTTTGCCAGGAATTGTTGAATTAGCCCAAGAAGTATTTGGTGTTCGCGTAAAACTTTATGTACCAAATCAAGTTGGAATTCGCAACCCTGCATTTGCGCACGTGATTAGCTTGTCTGAGTTTGCTGGTAAATTGACTGAAGTCAATCTTCTTGCTCAAAAAGCAGTTAAAGGAGATGAATTCCTTCGTCAAAAACCAATCAACTTTGGCATTCCAAATCAACGTTTGAATCCTGTAGCGCAACCAAGTCCAGCACAAACAGCTCCAGCTGAAACCGTGCAGGAAGCTCCAGTTGCTCCCAAGGAAGAATTCCAAGCAAGTTCTCAAAGTAAACCGAAGCTAACAGAACGTTTCCGTGGTTTGATCGGAAGCATGTTTGATGAATAA
- the ftsZ gene encoding cell division protein FtsZ: MTFSFDTAATQGAVIKVIGVGGGGGNAINRMVDEGVAGVEFIAANTDVQALSSTKAETVIQLGPKLTRGLGAGGRPEVGRKAAEESEEALTEAITGADMVFITAGMGGGSGTGAAPVIARIAKDLGALTVGVVTRPFGFEGSKRGQYAVEGINELREHVDTLLIISNNNLLEIVDKKTPLLEALSEADNVLRQGVQGITDLITNPGLINLDFADVKTVMANKGNALMGIGIGSGEERVVEAARKAIYSPLLETTIDGAEDVIVNVTGGLDLTLIEAEEASEIVNQAAGQGVNIWLGTSIDESMKDEIRVTVVATGVRQERVEKVVGARNNQPVGRPSTKAPQAHTFDRQFDLEETAELPKSSPRRFETNQASAFGDWDLRRESIVRQTDPVVSPVERFETPVSQDEDELDTPPFFKNR, encoded by the coding sequence ATGACATTTTCATTTGATACAGCAGCAACTCAAGGCGCAGTTATTAAGGTAATTGGTGTCGGTGGTGGTGGTGGTAACGCCATTAACCGCATGGTTGACGAAGGTGTTGCTGGTGTAGAATTTATCGCAGCCAACACTGATGTACAAGCCCTTAGCAGTACGAAAGCAGAAACAGTTATCCAACTTGGTCCAAAATTGACTCGTGGTTTGGGTGCTGGAGGTCGTCCGGAAGTTGGACGTAAAGCTGCAGAAGAAAGTGAAGAAGCTTTGACGGAAGCTATCACTGGAGCAGACATGGTCTTTATCACTGCAGGTATGGGTGGTGGATCTGGTACAGGTGCAGCCCCTGTTATTGCACGTATCGCTAAAGATCTTGGTGCTCTTACAGTTGGTGTTGTGACACGTCCTTTCGGATTTGAAGGAAGCAAACGTGGCCAGTACGCTGTAGAAGGAATCAACGAACTTCGCGAGCACGTTGATACTTTGTTGATTATCTCTAATAACAACTTGCTTGAAATTGTTGATAAGAAAACGCCACTTCTTGAAGCTCTTAGCGAAGCAGATAACGTTCTTCGCCAAGGTGTTCAAGGGATCACTGACTTGATCACGAACCCAGGATTGATTAACCTTGACTTTGCTGATGTGAAAACTGTAATGGCAAATAAAGGAAATGCCCTTATGGGTATCGGTATCGGTAGTGGTGAAGAACGCGTTGTTGAAGCCGCTCGTAAAGCTATTTACTCTCCACTTCTTGAAACAACTATTGATGGTGCAGAGGATGTCATCGTCAACGTTACTGGTGGTCTTGACTTGACTTTGATTGAAGCAGAAGAAGCTTCAGAAATTGTCAACCAAGCAGCTGGTCAAGGTGTAAACATCTGGCTTGGAACATCAATTGACGAAAGCATGAAGGATGAAATCCGTGTTACTGTTGTAGCGACAGGTGTTCGTCAAGAGCGCGTGGAAAAAGTAGTTGGAGCTCGTAACAACCAACCAGTTGGACGTCCATCAACTAAAGCGCCACAAGCACACACATTTGACCGTCAATTCGACTTGGAAGAGACAGCAGAATTGCCTAAATCAAGCCCACGTCGTTTTGAAACAAACCAAGCCTCTGCTTTTGGAGACTGGGACTTGCGTCGTGAGTCAATTGTTCGCCAAACAGATCCAGTTGTTTCACCAGTAGAACGCTTCGAAACACCAGTTTCACAAGATGAAGATGAATTGGATACACCTCCATTCTTCAAAAATCGTTAA
- a CDS encoding YggS family pyridoxal phosphate-dependent enzyme, whose amino-acid sequence MNLKKNTELVFQQIADASQEANRALDAVSVIAVTKYVDVQTAEALLPLGVRHIGENRVDKFLEKYQALKDYPVTWHLIGTLQRRKVKEVIPYVDYFHALDSLKLAQEIQKRTDHVIKCFLQVNISGEESKHGFSKEELLELLPELAKLDQIEYVGLMTMAPFEADSDELKEIFKDTQALQAEIREKQIPNMPMTELSMGMSRDFKEAIQFGSTFVRIGTAFFK is encoded by the coding sequence ATGAATTTGAAAAAAAATACTGAATTAGTTTTTCAGCAAATAGCTGATGCTAGTCAAGAAGCCAACCGTGCTCTAGATGCTGTTTCAGTAATCGCAGTGACAAAGTATGTAGATGTACAAACAGCGGAAGCCTTGCTTCCGCTTGGTGTCCGTCATATAGGTGAAAATCGAGTCGATAAATTTTTAGAAAAATATCAGGCCTTGAAAGATTACCCAGTTACTTGGCATTTAATAGGAACACTACAGAGACGGAAAGTGAAAGAAGTAATCCCATATGTGGATTACTTTCATGCTTTAGACTCCCTGAAGTTAGCCCAGGAAATTCAAAAGAGAACAGATCATGTTATCAAGTGTTTCTTGCAGGTCAATATTTCTGGGGAAGAAAGCAAGCATGGGTTTTCAAAAGAAGAATTGCTAGAACTTTTGCCAGAATTGGCTAAGTTAGATCAGATTGAGTATGTTGGTTTAATGACCATGGCTCCTTTTGAGGCAGACAGTGATGAATTGAAAGAAATTTTCAAGGATACGCAGGCTCTGCAAGCAGAAATTAGAGAAAAACAAATCCCTAATATGCCGATGACAGAGCTAAGCATGGGAATGAGTCGTGATTTTAAAGAAGCGATTCAGTTCGGCTCAACCTTTGTTCGAATCGGTACAGCATTTTTTAAATAG
- a CDS encoding cell division protein SepF translates to MSLKDRFDKFIDYFTEDGEETTNYQTQQEETVSPAISSSKELPAPAQSGSAKDANITRLHARQQELAMQSHRSDEKVTIDVRYPRKYEDATEIVDLLAGNESILIDFQYMTEVQARRCLDYLDGARHVLAGNMKKVASTMYLLTPVNVVVNIEDIKLPDESQSAEFGFDIKRNRAR, encoded by the coding sequence ATGTCTTTAAAAGATAGATTCGATAAATTTATAGATTATTTTACAGAAGACGGAGAAGAAACGACTAACTACCAGACTCAACAAGAGGAAACAGTTAGCCCAGCCATCTCATCTTCTAAAGAATTACCAGCACCTGCTCAGTCAGGATCAGCAAAAGATGCAAATATTACTCGTCTACATGCGCGTCAGCAAGAATTAGCAATGCAAAGCCATCGTTCAGATGAGAAAGTGACAATTGACGTTCGCTATCCAAGAAAATATGAAGATGCAACTGAAATTGTAGATTTGTTGGCTGGCAATGAAAGTATTTTGATTGATTTCCAATACATGACAGAGGTACAAGCCCGTCGTTGCCTTGATTACTTGGACGGAGCCCGTCATGTCTTGGCTGGAAATATGAAAAAAGTTGCGAGCACGATGTATCTATTGACTCCTGTCAACGTTGTCGTGAATATTGAAGATATCAAACTTCCAGATGAATCACAAAGCGCTGAGTTTGGTTTTGATATTAAACGAAATAGAGCAAGATAA
- a CDS encoding YggT family protein, whose product MIFLIRLIQNAVSIYSIILVAFALLSWFPNAYESQLGRLVIRLARPVIEPLRKLNLQFAGLDFTVWAALILIQFVGNLLTRLVLLL is encoded by the coding sequence ATGATTTTCTTAATCCGTTTAATCCAAAATGCGGTTAGCATTTATTCCATCATTCTCGTTGCATTTGCTCTTCTTTCATGGTTTCCAAATGCCTATGAAAGCCAACTAGGTCGCTTAGTTATCAGACTTGCTCGCCCAGTTATTGAGCCACTTCGTAAACTCAATCTACAATTTGCTGGTCTTGACTTTACGGTTTGGGCAGCGCTGATTCTGATTCAGTTTGTTGGAAATCTCTTAACACGACTAGTCTTATTACTATGA
- a CDS encoding RNA-binding protein, whose translation MTANRAIYQHFSQDDIPFIDKGLEWFKRVEDTYAPVLTPFINPHQEQILRVLAGTYGLGCQSSGDVLPTESVRVLLYPDYFEPEISDFEMALLEICYPSKFEQLSHGKILGTIINQLGIDRKLFGDILVDEKRAQIFVNRDFIPLFQDGIRKIGRLPVSLEERPFTDRILSKIDYREREILVSSFRLDALLSSALKLSRNQTSQLIEKKSVQVNYHVIEKSDYQVAVGDLISVRKFGRLKVVKDNGQTKKDKKKLTVRLLLSK comes from the coding sequence ATGACAGCAAATCGAGCCATTTATCAGCATTTTTCCCAAGATGATATTCCCTTTATTGATAAGGGTTTAGAGTGGTTCAAGCGTGTAGAAGATACCTATGCGCCGGTACTTACTCCTTTTATCAATCCCCATCAGGAACAGATTTTGAGGGTGCTAGCTGGGACATATGGACTGGGTTGCCAAAGTAGTGGTGATGTTCTTCCGACAGAGTCGGTTCGTGTTCTTCTCTATCCAGATTACTTTGAACCGGAGATATCAGACTTTGAAATGGCCTTGTTGGAAATTTGCTATCCGAGTAAGTTTGAACAACTGAGTCATGGAAAAATATTGGGAACAATCATCAACCAACTAGGAATTGACCGTAAATTATTTGGTGATATCTTGGTAGATGAAAAGAGAGCACAGATTTTTGTCAATCGTGATTTCATTCCTCTTTTTCAGGATGGAATAAGAAAGATTGGCAGACTTCCTGTATCGCTGGAGGAACGTCCTTTTACCGATAGGATTTTGTCTAAAATTGATTATAGAGAACGAGAAATTTTAGTTTCGAGTTTTCGATTGGATGCCCTCTTATCAAGTGCCTTGAAATTATCTAGAAATCAAACTAGCCAACTGATTGAGAAAAAATCTGTCCAGGTAAATTATCATGTGATTGAAAAATCTGATTACCAGGTTGCAGTTGGAGATTTGATCAGTGTGAGAAAGTTTGGTCGTTTGAAAGTTGTCAAAGACAATGGTCAGACCAAAAAGGATAAGAAAAAACTAACAGTCCGGCTACTTTTAAGCAAGTGA
- a CDS encoding DivIVA domain-containing protein: protein MSITPQEISDKAFSRTFRGYNQEEVDLFLDKIYFELEEMIRYKDETELYIKKLEERLSYYTNDIPKRTVTSEQEPEAINDSIFY, encoded by the coding sequence ATGTCGATTACACCACAAGAAATAAGTGATAAAGCTTTCTCAAGAACATTCAGAGGCTACAATCAGGAAGAAGTTGACCTCTTTCTTGATAAGATTTACTTTGAATTAGAGGAGATGATTCGATACAAAGATGAAACTGAACTCTATATCAAAAAACTAGAAGAACGTCTTTCCTATTATACGAATGATATTCCTAAGAGAACAGTAACAAGCGAGCAAGAACCAGAAGCAATTAATGATTCTATTTTTTATTAA
- a CDS encoding DivIVA domain-containing protein has protein sequence MPITSLEIKDKTFGTRFRGFDPEEVDEFLDIVVRDYEDLVRSNHDKETHIKSLEERLSYFDEMKDSLSQSVLIAQDTAERVKQAAQERSNNIIQQAEQDAQRLLEEAKYKANEILRQATDNAKRVAVETEELKNKSRVFHQRLKSTIESQLAIVESSDWEDILRPTATYLQTSDEAFKEVVGEVLGETVSLQPEEEPIDMTRQFTPEEVAELQARIEAGNKELAEFEAQQNQQTEESDQHEESVEVEATAATENDANKESVLIL, from the coding sequence ATGCCAATTACATCGTTAGAAATTAAAGATAAAACCTTTGGCACAAGATTTAGAGGTTTTGACCCAGAAGAAGTAGACGAGTTTCTTGATATCGTTGTTCGTGATTATGAAGACTTGGTTCGTAGTAATCACGATAAAGAGACACACATCAAAAGTTTGGAAGAACGTTTGTCTTACTTTGATGAGATGAAGGATTCCTTGAGTCAGTCAGTTTTGATTGCTCAAGATACAGCTGAGCGTGTCAAACAAGCTGCTCAAGAACGTTCAAACAATATTATTCAACAAGCTGAACAAGATGCTCAGCGTTTGCTTGAAGAAGCGAAATACAAGGCAAATGAAATTCTCCGTCAGGCTACAGATAATGCGAAGAGAGTGGCTGTTGAGACAGAAGAGTTGAAGAACAAGAGCCGTGTATTCCATCAACGCCTCAAGTCTACGATTGAAAGTCAATTGGCTATTGTCGAGTCATCTGATTGGGAAGACATTCTTCGCCCAACAGCTACTTACCTTCAGACAAGTGATGAAGCCTTTAAAGAGGTGGTGGGTGAAGTTCTTGGTGAAACTGTATCTTTACAACCAGAGGAAGAACCAATTGATATGACTCGCCAATTCACACCAGAAGAGGTTGCTGAATTGCAAGCTCGTATCGAGGCTGGCAATAAAGAATTAGCTGAGTTTGAAGCTCAACAAAATCAACAGACAGAAGAAAGTGACCAGCATGAAGAGTCAGTTGAAGTAGAAGCTACTGCGGCAACTGAGAACGATGCAAATAAAGAATCTGTTCTTATCCTATAA